Proteins from a single region of Electrophorus electricus isolate fEleEle1 chromosome 5, fEleEle1.pri, whole genome shotgun sequence:
- the kctd10 gene encoding BTB/POZ domain-containing adapter for CUL3-mediated RhoA degradation protein 3: protein MEEMSGESAVSSAVPAAMTRTTSFKGSSPSSKYVKLNVGGALYYTTMQTLTKQDTMLKAMFSGRMEVLTDSEGWILIDRCGKHFGTILNYLRDGVVPLPESRRETEELLAEAKYYLVQGLVDECQAALQNKDAYEPFCKVPLVTSSKEEQRLIATSNKPTVKLLYNRSNNKYSYTSNSDDNMLKNIELFDKLSLRFNGRVLFIKDVIGDEICCWSFYGQGRKIAEVCCTSIVYATEKKQTKVEFPEARIYEETLNILLYESQDGRGPDNALLEATGGAAGRSHHPMDEDDERERIERVRRIHIKRPDDRTHHHQ from the exons ATG GAAGAGATGTCCGGAGAAAGTGCGGTGAGCTCGGCTGTGCCGGCAGCAATGACGCGGACCACCTCGTTCAAGGGCTCCAGCCCGAGCTCCAAGTATGTGAAGCTGAATGTGGGCGGGGCGCTGTACTACACCACCATGCAGACTCTCACTAAGCAGGACACCATGCTGAAGGCCATGTTCAGTGGGCGCATGGAGGTCCTCACCGACAGCGAAG GTTGGATCCTAATCGACAGGTGCGGGAAGCATTTCGGGACCATTCTAAACTATCTGCGGGATGGTGTGGTGCCTCTGCCTGAGAGCCGGCGTGAGACAGAGGAGCTACTGGCCGAGGCCAAGTACTACCTGGTACAGGGCCTGGTGGACGAGTGTCAGGCCGCACTGCAG aacaAAGATGCATATGAGCCCTTCTGCAAAGTGCCCTTGGTGACGTCATCTAAGGAGGAGCAGAGGCTCATCGCCACCTCCAATAAG CCTACTGTCAAACTACTGtacaacagaagcaacaacaaATACTCCTATACCAG taacTCGGATGACAACATGCTGAAGAACATTGAGCTGTTTGATAAGTTGTCCCTACGCTTTAATGGTCGCGTGCTCTTCATCAAGGACGTGATCGGTGACGAGATTTGCTGCTGGTCCTTCTATGGCCAGGGCAGGAAGATCGCCGAGGTGTGCTGCACCTCCATCGTCTATGCCACCGAGAAGAAGCAGACCAAG GTGGAGTTTCCCGAGGCGCGCATCTACGAGGAGACGCTCAACATCCTGCTGTACGAGTCGCAGGACGGTCGCGGGCCAGACAACGCCCTGCTGGAGGCCACAGGGGGCGCCGCGGGACGTTCGCACCACCCCATGGACGAGGACGATGAACGCGAGCGCATTGAGCGCGTGCGACGCATCCACATCAAACGCCCTGACGACCGCACACACCATCACCAGTGA
- the ube3b gene encoding ubiquitin-protein ligase E3B, protein MFGAMQTSKSQFLDKARLAREERKGVKERERAATQIQALVRRFLCRCRLHRDIRKEVDDFFIASEAGPIKRNALSILKIARKLLFILGKDDKVRFEKLCRTILSSMEVENEPKVWYVSLALSKDLTIAWIKQIKDVLWISCEFLKTLKPDILQDNKLVTLYLTMLVTFTDTTTWKIVRGKGEAMKPALNRMCENIMGHLNQKGFYSVLQILLTNGLVRSRPSLSKGTLTAIFTLSLRPVIAAHFSDNLLRSFLIHIMSVPAVVSHLNTLTPECMVTIQSHDLMRKFILFLSREEQCLDICVCLEGSHTLCLLGNLIQLGYLNVKVLELEACHFVKDLTDMLSYCQRYVSQKKSNLTHWHPVLGWFSQTVDYGLNESMPLVTRQLQCLWGVPVICTLFCDVLSKKLEIQEPTPPPPQPTTLQNNLPVKNLFKRAFQKSASVRNILKPIGGRRVDSAEVQKICSVCVLYQTALTTLTQIRLQILTGLTYLDDLLPKLWAFICELGPQGGLKLFLECLNNDTDESKCLLAMLMLFCDCSRHLITILDDIEVYEEQISFKMEELITISSFLNTFVYKMIWDGILENAKGERLDLFYSVHGWLMVLYERDCRRRFSPDEHWLRKDLKPSLLFQELEKGKKRAQLLLQYIPHVIPHKNRVLLFRNIVTKEKETLGLVETSSASPHVTHITIRRSRMLEDGYDQLRRLPVNSMKGVIRVKFVNDLGVDEAGIDQDGVFKEFLEEIIKKVFNPALNLFKTTSGTERLYPSPTSSIHENHLQLFEFVGKMLGKALYEGIVVDVPFAPFFLGQVLGHHHSTFSFIDELPSLDAEFYKNLTSIKRYDGDVSDLGLTLSYDEDVMGQLVCHELIPGGKTMAVTNENKISYIHLMAHFRMHTQIKEQTAAFIRGFRSIISQDWLHMFSTPEVQRLISGDNAEIDLDDLKKHTVYYGGFHSSHRVIIWLWDILSSDFTPEERAMFLKFVTSCSRPPLLGFAYLKPPFSIRCVEVSDDQDTGDTLGSVLRGFFTIRKKEPGGRLPTSSTCFNLLKLPNYSKKSILRDKLRYAISMNTGFELS, encoded by the exons ATGTTCGGTGCCATGCAAACGTCCAAGTCGCAGTTCCTGGACAAGGCGCGACTGGCACGTGAGGAGAGGAAGGGCGTCAAGGAGAGAGAGCGGGCAGCCACGCAGATCCAGGCTCTGGTCCGCCGCTTCCTCTGTCGCTGTAGACTGCACAGGGACATCAG GAAAGAGGTCGACGACTTCTTCATAGCGAGTGAGGCGGGACCTATAAAGAGAAATGCATTGTCCATCTTGAAAATCGCAAGGAAATTACTGTTCATATTGGGAAAAGATGATAAAGTG AGGTTTGAGAAGCTGTGTCGAACTATTCTGAGTAGCATGGAAGTTGAAAATGAGCCCAAA GTGTGGTATGTTTCTTTGGCTCTTTCTAAAGACCTCACCATTGCCTGGATCAAACAGATCAAAGATGTGCTGTGGATCTCCTGTGAGTTCCTCAAAACCTTGAAG CCAGACATTCTGCAAGACAACAAGCTAGTGACACTCTATCTGACCATGCTAGTCACCTTCACCGACACGACGACGTGGAAAATAGTGCGAGGGAAAG GAGAGGCAATGAAACCTGCATTGAACAGGATGTGTGAGAACATCATGGGTCACCTCAACCAGAAGGGCTTCTACTCTGTCCTACAG ATTCTGTTAACCAATGGGCTGGTGCGGTCAAGGCCCTCCCTCTCCAAAGGCACACTCACAGCCATTTTCACTctgtcactcag accTGTCATAGCAGCTCATTTCTCCGATAACCTGCTGAGGTCTTTCCTTATCCACATCATGTCTGTCCCTGCTGTCGTTTCCCATCTCAACACACTTACTCCTGAA TGTATGGTTACTATCCAGAGTCATGACCTCATGAGGAAGTTTATCTTGTTCCTGAGTAGAGAAGAACAGTGCttggacatctgtgtgtgtctagaggGAAGCCATACTCTCTGCTTACtgg gtaacCTGATTCAGTTGGGCTACCTGAATGTGAaggtgctggagctggaggcgTGTCACTTTGTGAAGGACCTGACGGACATGCTGTCCTACTGCCAGAGATACGTCTCACAGAAGAAGTCCAATCTCACCCACTGGCACCCGGTGCTGGGCTGGTTCTCCCAGACCGTCGACTATGG GCTAAATGAGTCCATGCCATTGGTGACGAGGCAGCTGCAGTGTCTGTGGGGCGTACCCGTGATCTGCACACTCTTCTGTGACGTCCTCAGCAAAAAACTAGAAATCCAAGagcccacccctccacctccccagcCAACCACACTGCAGAACAACCTGCCAGTCAAAA ACCTGTTCAAGCGCGCCTTCCAGAAGTCAGCGTCAGTGCGGAACATCCTGAAGCCGATCGGAGGGAGGAGGGTGGACTCGGCTGAGGTGCAAAAGAtctgcagcgtgtgtgtgctgtaccaGACGGCCCTCACCACGCTCACACAGATCCGCCTGCAAATCCTCACAg GTCTGACGTATTTGGACGACCTACTGCCGAAGCTGTGGGCGTTTATCTGTGAACTGGGTCCTCAGGGGGGACTCAAACTCTTCCTGGAGTGTCTGAACAATGACACAGACGAGTCCAAATGCCTACTGGCCATGCTCATGCTCTTCTGTGACTGCTCCAGACACCTCATCAC GATCCTGGACGATATTGAGGTTTATGAGGAGCAGATTTCCTTTAAGATGGAGGAGCTCATCACCATCTCCTCCTTCCTGAACACATTTGTGTATAAAATGATCTGGGATGGCATTCTGG agaatGCAAAGGGGGAGAGGCTGGACCTCTTCTACAGTGTCCATGGCTGGCTCATGGTGCTGTATGAGAGAGACTGTCGCAGGAGGTTCAGCCCAGACGAACACTGGCTCCGCAA GGACCTGAAGCCGAGTCTGTTGTTCCAAGAGTTggagaaagggaagaagagagCCCAGCTGTTGCTACAGTACATCCCCCACGTCATCCCACACAAGAAC AGGGTTCTACTCTTCCGGAATATTGTCACGAAAGAAAAGGAGACACTGGGATTGGTGGAAACAAGCTCCGCCTCACCCCACGTCACTCACATAACCATCCGCCGCTCCCGCATGCTGGAG GATGGTTATGACCAACTACGCAGGCTGCCGGTGAACTCCATGAAGGGGGTGATCCGGGTGAAGTTTGTAAACGACCTGGGGGTGGACGAGGCAGGGATCGATCAAGACGGGGTGTTTAAGGAGTTTCTGGAGGAGATCATTAAGAAGGTCTTCAACCCAGCACTCAACCTGTTCAAG ACGACGAGTGGCACGGAGCGACTGTACCCGTCGCCCACGTCCAGCATCCACGAGAATCACCTGCAGCTGTTCGAGTTTGTGGGGAAGATGCTGGGCAAGGCTCTGTATGAGGGCATCGTGGTGGACGTGCCCTTCGCCCCCTTCTTCCTGGGCCAGGTGTTGGGACACCACCACAGCACCTTCAGCTTCATCGACGAGCTGCCCTCACTCGACGCAGAGTTCTACAAGAACCTCACCTCcataaag CGCTATGATGGTGATGTCAGTGACTTGGGGCTGACTCTTTCATATGATGAGGACGTCATGGGACAG TTAGTGTGTCATGAGCTGATTCCAGGGGGGAAGACCATGGCCGTCACTAATGAGAACAA GATCAGCTACATCCACCTGATGGCGCACTTTcggatgcacacacagatcaagGAGCAGACGGCAGCGTTCATCCGCGGTTTCCGCAGCATCATCAGCCAAGATTGGCTGCACATGTTCTCCACGCCTGAGGTTCAGAGGCTCATCTCCGGGGACAACGCAGAGATCGACCTCGATGACCTCAA gAAACACACGGTGTACTACGGAGGCTTCCATAGCAGTCACAGGGTGATCATCTGGTTGTGGGACATCCTCTCCAGCGATTTCACTCCAGAGGAGAGAGCTATGTTCCTCAAG TTTGTCACCAGCTGTTCCAGACCCCCCCTCCTGGGCTTTGCCTACCTCAAACCCCCCTTCTCCATCCGCTGTGTGGAGGTTTCCGACGACCAG gacacgGGTGACACTCTGGGCAGCGTACTCCGGGGCTTCTTCACCATCCGTAAGAAGGAGCCAGGTGGGCGTCTGCCCACGTCCTCCACCTGCTTCAACCTGCTCAAACTGCCCAACTACAGCAAGAAGAGCATCCTCCGAGACAAGCTCCGCTACGCCATCAGCATGAACACAGGCTTTGAGCTCTCCTAa
- the LOC113568030 gene encoding uncharacterized protein LOC113568030 — MDVNVSEPVEVILNRTDDTKPNTVRLCELDGREIQCVSEYEKRVSFRFRLQLKDLKESDSGLYTIRDTRNDEVIGTYTVIVGVLPQGPLIPAIKVNPHDAATLPCNQVCSGLVTWTMHHKPGDILAQCYQTSCQSKEGFYMSHDQYLKGDLSLTITDVEFNKRAWYTCSCNSETICDWTLQVHAFSKKIHVLAGESLSMDVPISEPVELNKTDDTKPNTVRLCEIRGHEIQCVPEYEKRVSFSSSLQLKDLKESDSGVYTIRDTRNDEVIATYTITTTTVEGRKEEPDTDTVEQELEKPDMLVLAVVLSLVLVVILVLLVLVIMQRFQEQLQNCCLQMNVQTNECI, encoded by the exons ATGGATGTGAATGTCTCAGAGCCAGTGGAGGTGATTCTGAACAGGACTGATGACACCAAACCAAATACTGTCAGACTATGTGAGCTTGATGGGCgtgaaattcagtgtgtgtctgagtacGAGAAGAGAGTGTCATTCAGGTTCCGGCTGCAGCTGAAGGATCTGAAGGAGTCTGATAGTGGACTTTACACCATACGGGATACCAGGAATGATGAAGTCATTGGTACATACACAGTAATAGTTGGTG TTCTGCCTCAAGGGCCACTGATTCCTGCTATAAAGGTGAATCCTCATGATGCTGCAACTCTCCCCTGTAATCAGgtgtgttctggtctggtcacatggactaTGCACCATAAACCAggtgacattctggctcagtgttaCCAGACATCATGCCAGTCAAAGGAGGGATTTTACATGTCCCAcgatcagtacctgaagggagatctctccctcaccatcactgatgttgaATTCAATAAGAGGGCCTGGTACACCTGCTCCTGCAATTCTGAAACTATATGTGATTGGACTCTTCAAGTCCATG CTTTCAGTAAAAAAATTCATGTCCTTGCTGGAGAATCTCTCAGCATGGATGTGCCCATCTCAGAGCCAGTGGAGCTGAACAAGACTGATGACACCAAACCAAACACTGTCAGACTGTGTGAGATTAGGGGGCATGAAATTCAGTGTGTCCCTGAGTATGAGAAGAGAGTGTCATTCAGTTCCAGTCTGCAGTTGAAGGATCTGAAGGAGTCTGATAGTGGCGTTTACACCATACGGGACACCAGGAATGATGAAGTCATTGCTACATACACCATCACCACAACCACTGTTGAGG GTAGGAAGGAAGAACCTGACACAGACACTGTGGAGCAGGAGCTAGAGAAGCCTGACATGCTGGTGTTGGCTGTGGTGCTGTCACTGGTCTTAGTGGTCATATTGGTTTTACTGGTACTAGTGATAATGCAGAGGTTTCAAGAGCAGTTACAGAATTGTTGCTTACAGATGAATgtacaaacaaatgaatgtaTATAG